The following proteins are co-located in the Halarcobacter sp. genome:
- a CDS encoding pitrilysin family protein, protein MSQSLPNYYTKTLENGLKIVAIPMDNGSNVVSTNIFYNVGSRNEIMGKSGIAHMLEHLNFKSTKNLKAGEFDEIVKGFGGVNNASTSFDYTKYFIKSSSKNMDESLKLFAELMENLTLKDEEFQPERDVVAEERRWRTDNNPMGYLQYRLFNNTYIYHPYHWTPIGFTNDIKNWTIDDIRDFHSTYYQPANATVVIAGDITKEEVFSSTEKYFKNIKNKKEIPSVVHMVEPKQDGEKNIIVHKETQVEMLAVSYHIPNYEHKDQVALSALSELLSSGKSSYLQKILVDKKRLVNSVYAYNMELTDPGVFLFMAVCNEGVKAEDVKKEINKIIKDIKNGNITKKEIEKIKINTKADFIFSLENSSSVASLYGSYFVRGNTKPLFEYEQRVEKLKKEDIIKVTKKYLTKENSTTVILKKEEK, encoded by the coding sequence ATGAGTCAAAGTTTACCAAACTATTATACAAAAACTTTAGAAAACGGATTAAAAATTGTTGCTATTCCTATGGATAACGGCTCAAATGTTGTTTCTACAAATATATTTTATAATGTAGGTAGTAGAAATGAGATTATGGGTAAATCAGGAATTGCTCATATGTTAGAACACCTAAACTTTAAATCTACAAAGAATTTAAAAGCTGGCGAATTTGATGAGATTGTAAAAGGTTTTGGAGGAGTTAATAATGCTTCAACTTCTTTTGACTATACAAAATACTTTATTAAATCAAGTTCTAAAAATATGGATGAATCATTAAAGTTATTTGCAGAGTTAATGGAAAACTTGACATTAAAAGATGAAGAGTTCCAACCTGAGAGAGATGTGGTTGCAGAAGAAAGAAGATGGAGAACAGACAATAATCCTATGGGATATTTACAATATAGACTTTTTAATAACACATATATTTACCATCCTTATCACTGGACTCCAATTGGATTTACAAATGATATTAAAAATTGGACAATTGATGATATTAGAGATTTTCATTCTACTTATTATCAACCTGCAAACGCTACGGTTGTAATTGCTGGTGATATAACAAAAGAGGAAGTATTCTCTTCAACTGAAAAATATTTTAAAAATATAAAAAACAAAAAAGAGATCCCATCTGTAGTTCATATGGTTGAACCTAAACAAGATGGTGAAAAAAATATAATAGTTCACAAAGAGACTCAAGTAGAGATGTTAGCTGTTTCATACCATATTCCAAATTATGAACATAAAGATCAAGTTGCTCTTTCTGCTCTTAGTGAACTTTTAAGTTCTGGAAAAAGTTCTTATTTACAAAAAATCTTAGTAGATAAAAAAAGATTAGTAAATTCAGTGTATGCATATAATATGGAATTAACAGACCCAGGTGTTTTCCTTTTTATGGCTGTTTGCAACGAAGGTGTAAAAGCTGAAGATGTAAAAAAAGAGATAAACAAAATAATAAAAGATATAAAAAATGGAAATATCACAAAAAAAGAGATAGAAAAGATTAAAATAAATACAAAAGCTGATTTTATTTTTTCACTTGAAAACTCTAGTTCAGTAGCATCGTTGTATGGAAGCTACTTTGTTAGAGGAAATACTAAACCTTTATTTGAATATGAACAAAGAGTTGAAAAATTAAAAAAAGAAGATATTATTAAAGTTACAAAAAAATATCTTACAAAAGAGAATTCGACTACTGTTATATTAAAAAAAGAGGAAAAATGA
- a CDS encoding globin — translation MDYKITKTVFGEKPEYKLPKPIFLEEMKEEGLIKLFDKFYDLVSDSDIGNFFPQDEEELEKVKAHNVKFFIEACGGEKHYSKTVGHFDMIKAHEPFSITEKARTEWLGCMEEILKEFDISDEAKISFWEYLETFSKHTVNVNTGLKLPEDIVKV, via the coding sequence ATGGATTATAAAATTACAAAAACAGTTTTTGGAGAAAAACCAGAATATAAGCTTCCAAAACCTATTTTTCTAGAAGAGATGAAAGAAGAAGGACTAATTAAGCTTTTTGATAAATTTTATGATTTAGTATCAGATAGTGATATAGGAAACTTTTTTCCACAAGACGAAGAGGAACTTGAAAAAGTTAAAGCTCATAATGTAAAGTTTTTTATAGAAGCTTGTGGTGGAGAAAAACACTATTCAAAAACAGTTGGACACTTTGATATGATAAAAGCTCATGAACCTTTTTCAATTACTGAAAAAGCTAGAACTGAATGGCTCGGATGTATGGAAGAGATATTAAAAGAGTTTGATATATCGGATGAAGCAAAGATAAGTTTTTGGGAATATTTAGAAACATTTTCAAAGCATACGGTTAATGTAAATACTGGTTTAAAACTGCCAGAAGATATTGTAAAAGTTTAA
- the dapA gene encoding 4-hydroxy-tetrahydrodipicolinate synthase, translating into MEIITGAMTALITPFKNGKLDTQKYEELIKRQIAQGIDVVVPVGTTGESATLSVEEDKECIEIAVATCKGTNVKVIAGAGSNATHEACNIAKHAQSVGADGLLSVAPYYNKPSQEGLYQHYKAIAQSVEIPFMLYNVPGRTGSDISADTAIRLYDDVENIYAIKEATGSLERAIEINSQRPDFCIISGDDAIDFPMLANGGKGIISVTANLLPNVKSKIVHSVFEGDYDTARRLNNELYQLNKVLFVEPNPIPVKAAMYLAGLLDTLEYRLPLTAPSAETMKKLEEVLKNYEVIK; encoded by the coding sequence ATGGAGATTATTACAGGTGCAATGACTGCACTTATTACCCCATTTAAAAATGGAAAATTAGATACGCAAAAATATGAAGAATTAATAAAAAGACAAATAGCACAAGGTATAGATGTAGTTGTTCCTGTTGGTACAACAGGAGAAAGTGCGACACTTTCTGTTGAAGAAGATAAAGAGTGTATAGAGATTGCAGTTGCTACTTGTAAAGGAACTAATGTTAAAGTGATTGCTGGTGCTGGTTCAAATGCTACACATGAAGCTTGTAATATTGCAAAACATGCTCAGTCAGTAGGAGCAGATGGTCTTTTATCTGTTGCGCCATATTATAATAAACCATCACAAGAGGGACTATATCAACACTATAAAGCTATTGCTCAATCTGTAGAAATTCCATTTATGTTATATAATGTACCAGGAAGAACTGGTTCTGATATCTCTGCTGATACAGCTATAAGATTATATGATGATGTAGAAAATATTTATGCAATAAAAGAAGCTACAGGTTCACTAGAAAGAGCAATTGAAATAAATTCTCAAAGACCTGATTTTTGTATTATTTCAGGGGACGATGCAATAGATTTCCCAATGTTGGCAAATGGTGGGAAAGGTATTATTTCTGTAACAGCAAATTTACTTCCAAATGTAAAATCAAAAATTGTTCATTCTGTTTTTGAAGGAGATTATGATACAGCAAGAAGATTAAATAATGAATTATATCAATTAAATAAAGTACTTTTTGTTGAACCAAATCCTATTCCAGTTAAAGCTGCGATGTATTTAGCAGGATTATTAGATACATTGGAATATAGATTGCCATTAACGGCACCAAGTGCAGAAACAATGAAAAAATTAGAAGAAGTATTAAAAAATTATGAGGTGATAAAATAA
- a CDS encoding enoyl-ACP reductase: protein MNENMKGKTLVISGGTKGIGKECVYKFASNGVNVAFTYNSNAQIAEDICKDIENKFGVKCKCYPFNILEPEKYKELFLEIDKDFDRVDFFISNAMIYGRAVVGGYGKFMKLKPRGLNNIYTATVNAFVCGAQQAAKRMEKIGGGSIVSLSSTGNLVYIENYSGHGTNKAAVEAMVRYAATELGEMNIRVNAVSGGPIDTDALKAFTNYEEVKAKTAEYSPLNRIGQPQDLAQSCFFLCTQDASWITGHTLIVDGGTTFK, encoded by the coding sequence ATGAATGAAAATATGAAGGGGAAGACTTTAGTTATTAGTGGAGGGACTAAAGGAATTGGTAAAGAGTGTGTTTATAAATTTGCAAGTAATGGTGTAAATGTTGCATTTACATATAATTCGAATGCACAAATTGCAGAAGATATTTGTAAAGATATTGAAAATAAATTTGGTGTAAAATGTAAGTGTTATCCATTTAATATTTTAGAGCCAGAAAAATATAAAGAATTATTTTTGGAAATTGATAAAGATTTTGATAGAGTTGATTTCTTTATTTCAAATGCTATGATTTATGGAAGAGCTGTAGTTGGTGGATATGGTAAGTTTATGAAACTAAAACCAAGAGGATTAAACAATATTTATACTGCAACTGTTAATGCTTTTGTTTGTGGAGCACAACAAGCAGCTAAAAGAATGGAAAAAATTGGTGGTGGTTCAATTGTCTCTTTAAGTAGTACAGGAAATTTAGTTTATATAGAAAACTACTCAGGTCATGGAACAAATAAAGCTGCAGTTGAAGCAATGGTTAGATATGCAGCAACTGAACTTGGAGAAATGAATATTAGAGTTAATGCTGTTTCTGGTGGACCTATTGATACAGATGCACTTAAAGCATTTACAAATTATGAAGAAGTAAAAGCTAAAACTGCTGAATATTCTCCATTAAATAGAATTGGACAACCTCAAGACTTAGCACAATCATGTTTCTTTTTATGTACTCAAGATGCATCTTGGATTACAGGTCATACATTGATTGTTGATGGTGGGACAACATTTAAATAA
- the pgsA gene encoding CDP-diacylglycerol--glycerol-3-phosphate 3-phosphatidyltransferase — protein MKKTLNLPNTLALFRIALAPLMLLFLIERDLLIFENWHPSWLDYFAGLIFVIASVTDFFDGYIARSWDQMTKLGAILDPLADKMLMLAGFLGLMVIDRASGWAVFLILSREFFITGLRVVAVAEGKSVASTMAGKVKTVFQMIAIGFLIMNWPFATALLWVAVVLTIYSGYEYTRDYFKI, from the coding sequence ATGAAGAAAACTCTAAATCTTCCAAATACACTCGCACTTTTCAGAATAGCATTAGCACCGCTAATGCTACTATTTTTAATAGAAAGAGATTTACTTATTTTTGAAAACTGGCATCCAAGTTGGCTTGACTATTTTGCTGGTTTGATTTTTGTAATAGCTTCAGTTACTGATTTTTTTGATGGATACATAGCCAGAAGTTGGGATCAAATGACTAAACTTGGAGCCATTCTTGATCCTCTTGCAGATAAGATGTTAATGTTAGCAGGTTTTCTAGGATTAATGGTAATAGATAGAGCTTCTGGATGGGCTGTTTTTTTAATTCTTTCAAGAGAATTTTTTATAACAGGATTAAGAGTTGTTGCTGTTGCCGAAGGTAAAAGTGTAGCTTCAACAATGGCTGGAAAAGTTAAAACTGTATTTCAAATGATTGCAATAGGTTTTTTAATTATGAACTGGCCATTTGCAACTGCACTTTTATGGGTAGCTGTAGTTTTAACTATATATTCTGGATATGAATATACTAGAGATTATTTTAAAATATAA
- the rseP gene encoding RIP metalloprotease RseP: MGTITFLLVLSFLVFFHELGHFLAAKFFGVKVQVFSIGFGKKIYAKEWKGTVWQFALVPLGGYVKMKGQDDTKPGLVEEGNDSYNNKTPWQRIVILFAGPFANFILAAILYFVIALAGANSLSPTVGQIQPNSPAQKAGIEAGDIILKINDKNIKTWEDLGNYIKNSQGSLKFIIERDGKVIAKTINPYISDAQNIFKENIKKRMIGISPAPKIVTIYHDPISALSYAWDKTIESSKMIFLGVQKLIQGIIPSSEVGGVISIGKVISDASESSIIALLAITALISVNLGVLNLLPIPALDGGHIMFNLYEIITRRKPSDQVFMFLTLAGWVILASLMLLGIYNDINRIFLKG; this comes from the coding sequence TTGGGTACAATTACTTTTTTATTAGTACTTTCATTTTTAGTATTTTTCCATGAATTAGGACATTTTTTAGCAGCAAAATTTTTTGGAGTTAAAGTGCAAGTTTTCTCAATTGGTTTTGGGAAAAAAATTTATGCAAAAGAGTGGAAAGGTACAGTTTGGCAATTTGCCTTAGTACCACTTGGCGGTTATGTAAAGATGAAAGGTCAAGATGACACTAAACCAGGACTTGTTGAAGAGGGAAATGACTCATACAATAACAAAACTCCTTGGCAAAGAATAGTAATATTATTTGCAGGTCCTTTTGCAAATTTTATTCTTGCAGCTATTTTATATTTTGTAATAGCACTTGCAGGAGCTAATTCTTTAAGTCCAACTGTTGGACAAATTCAGCCAAACTCACCAGCTCAAAAAGCTGGAATTGAAGCTGGTGATATAATATTAAAAATAAATGATAAAAATATAAAAACTTGGGAAGACTTAGGAAATTATATTAAAAACTCTCAAGGTTCATTAAAGTTTATTATAGAAAGAGATGGTAAAGTTATAGCAAAAACAATAAATCCATATATCTCTGATGCCCAAAATATTTTTAAAGAAAACATCAAAAAAAGGATGATAGGTATCTCCCCTGCACCTAAAATAGTAACAATTTATCATGATCCAATTTCAGCACTATCTTATGCTTGGGATAAAACAATTGAATCTTCAAAGATGATTTTTCTTGGCGTTCAAAAACTTATTCAAGGGATAATTCCTAGTTCAGAAGTTGGAGGAGTTATATCAATAGGAAAAGTAATTTCTGATGCAAGTGAATCATCTATAATCGCCCTACTTGCTATTACTGCATTAATTTCTGTTAACCTAGGAGTTTTAAATCTTCTACCAATTCCTGCATTAGATGGAGGACATATAATGTTTAATTTATATGAAATCATAACAAGAAGAAAACCAAGTGACCAAGTATTTATGTTTTTAACACTTGCTGGTTGGGTAATTTTAGCCTCTTTGATGTTACTTGGTATATACAACGATATAAATAGAATATTTTTAAAAGGTTAA
- a CDS encoding YggS family pyridoxal phosphate-dependent enzyme, whose protein sequence is MEKELAVKNLDKVITKVEASRLRVSEHHIVKIIGISKYSTAEDIKTLYEVGQRAFGENKVQDLKTKKDILNDLPIEWHFVGRLQKNKINNLIDLNPTLMHSLDSIELAEELNKKLEAKNKKMSCLLQINSAYEDSKAGVKPDEAVSIYKYINENYKNIRLKGVMSIGAHTDEREVVKKSFITTKNIFDELKPFGAKYCSMGMSSDFDLAIACGSNMIRVGSTLFK, encoded by the coding sequence ATGGAAAAAGAACTTGCTGTTAAAAATTTAGATAAAGTTATTACAAAAGTCGAAGCTTCAAGACTTAGAGTATCAGAACATCATATAGTAAAAATTATTGGTATCTCTAAATATTCTACTGCGGAAGATATAAAAACACTTTATGAAGTTGGACAAAGAGCTTTTGGTGAAAATAAAGTTCAAGATTTAAAAACAAAAAAAGATATTCTAAATGATTTGCCTATAGAGTGGCATTTTGTTGGAAGACTTCAAAAAAATAAAATAAACAATTTAATTGATTTAAATCCCACATTAATGCACTCTTTAGATTCTATTGAATTAGCAGAAGAATTAAATAAAAAACTTGAAGCAAAAAATAAAAAGATGTCTTGCTTACTGCAAATAAATTCTGCATATGAAGATAGTAAAGCAGGTGTAAAACCTGATGAAGCAGTTTCAATATATAAATACATAAATGAAAACTATAAAAATATCCGTTTAAAAGGTGTAATGAGTATAGGTGCTCATACAGATGAAAGAGAAGTGGTAAAAAAATCATTCATTACTACCAAAAATATTTTTGATGAACTTAAACCTTTTGGTGCAAAATATTGTTCTATGGGCATGAGCTCAGATTTTGATTTAGCGATAGCTTGTGGATCAAATATGATTAGAGTTGGTTCTACTTTATTTAAGTAA
- the trpC gene encoding indole-3-glycerol phosphate synthase TrpC, whose translation MILDEINRRTREDVEKRKKDYSLDWLGRSLSINPFPPRDVKPYLTSTKEEPVRIIAEVKKASPSKGVIKEDFDPLFIAQEYSKNGANAISVLTEPHYFQGNLEYLTQIRRYVPTPLLRKDFILDKYQIVEALVYGADFILLIAKSLSTKELKELYDYALHLGLEVLVEIHDKEDLKKAMKCGATIIGINHRNLETFEMDMTLCEQLIPMIPNGKIIVAESGVSNTETIKRLSSIGADAFLIGEHFMRVPSIEEELKKFKNSCD comes from the coding sequence GTGATTTTAGATGAGATTAATAGAAGAACAAGAGAAGATGTAGAAAAAAGAAAAAAAGATTATTCTCTTGATTGGTTAGGAAGAAGTTTAAGTATAAACCCTTTTCCTCCTAGAGATGTAAAACCATACTTAACATCAACAAAAGAAGAGCCTGTAAGGATTATTGCAGAGGTTAAAAAAGCAAGTCCTAGTAAGGGTGTAATAAAAGAGGATTTTGACCCTTTATTTATTGCACAAGAGTATTCTAAAAATGGAGCAAATGCAATATCTGTATTAACTGAACCACATTACTTTCAAGGTAATTTAGAATATTTAACGCAAATCAGAAGATATGTTCCTACTCCTTTACTTAGAAAAGATTTTATTTTAGATAAATATCAAATAGTTGAAGCTTTAGTATATGGTGCAGATTTTATTTTACTTATTGCAAAAAGCTTAAGTACAAAAGAGTTAAAAGAGCTTTATGATTACGCTTTACACTTAGGTTTAGAAGTTTTAGTTGAGATTCATGATAAAGAGGATTTGAAAAAAGCTATGAAGTGTGGAGCAACTATAATTGGTATAAATCATAGAAACCTTGAAACTTTTGAGATGGATATGACTCTTTGTGAGCAATTGATTCCAATGATTCCAAATGGGAAAATAATTGTTGCAGAATCTGGAGTTTCAAATACTGAAACAATAAAAAGATTAAGTTCAATTGGAGCTGATGCTTTTCTTATAGGGGAACACTTTATGAGAGTACCATCAATCGAGGAAGAGTTGAAAAAGTTTAAAAACTCTTGTGACTAG
- a CDS encoding YkgJ family cysteine cluster protein, translating to MNIIKKEGFNFAFNPIGCESCEGNCCIGESGNIWIKKEEMKKLSKFLNISLEELKTNFLEKRGYRYSIKEIKLSENNYACNFFDLDKKQCSIYDARPIQCKTFPFWEYFKTRKNEVKEECPAIIDI from the coding sequence ATGAATATTATAAAAAAAGAAGGTTTTAATTTTGCATTTAATCCAATAGGTTGTGAATCATGTGAAGGTAATTGTTGTATTGGAGAAAGTGGAAATATTTGGATTAAAAAAGAGGAGATGAAAAAATTAAGTAAATTTTTAAATATCTCTTTAGAAGAACTAAAAACCAATTTTTTAGAAAAAAGAGGTTATAGATACAGTATAAAAGAGATTAAGCTATCAGAAAACAATTATGCTTGTAACTTTTTTGATTTAGATAAAAAACAGTGTTCCATATATGATGCAAGACCAATACAGTGTAAAACATTTCCTTTTTGGGAATATTTTAAAACAAGAAAAAATGAGGTGAAAGAAGAGTGTCCAGCTATTATAGATATATAA
- a CDS encoding methyltransferase — MVLYQPSNGYCYNSDTHFLYNFTIECLIKFKNVKGEILDIGSGSGILGLLITRDNKKLNLNQCEIQKTFQELSTINAKCNNIDSQMYKGSFLELEFDKQFDICVSNPPFYHSNVIKSENENLKIARYNDSMPLNLFIKKVSKVLKNDGKFFFCYDVKQLKEIVKLLEDCKLNIEAMQFVYPKEGKDATLVLIYARKNSKSLLRVLDSIYVFEDNEFTPKVKKIYEMCSTHSIKVEI; from the coding sequence TTGGTTTTATATCAACCTAGTAATGGATATTGTTATAATAGTGACACCCATTTTTTATATAATTTTACAATTGAATGTTTAATAAAATTTAAAAATGTAAAAGGTGAAATTTTAGACATAGGAAGTGGAAGTGGGATTTTAGGACTTCTCATTACTAGAGACAATAAAAAACTAAATTTAAATCAATGTGAGATTCAAAAAACTTTTCAGGAGTTATCTACTATAAATGCTAAATGTAATAATATAGATTCTCAAATGTACAAAGGCTCTTTTTTAGAGTTAGAGTTTGACAAACAATTTGATATATGTGTATCAAATCCGCCTTTTTATCATAGTAATGTAATAAAAAGTGAAAATGAAAATCTTAAAATCGCACGATATAATGATAGTATGCCGTTGAATCTTTTTATTAAAAAAGTTTCAAAAGTTTTAAAAAATGATGGAAAATTCTTTTTTTGTTATGATGTAAAACAATTAAAAGAGATTGTAAAACTTTTAGAAGATTGTAAGCTTAATATTGAAGCTATGCAGTTTGTTTATCCTAAAGAGGGTAAAGATGCAACTTTAGTTTTGATTTATGCAAGAAAAAATTCAAAATCTTTATTAAGAGTTTTAGATTCAATATATGTTTTTGAAGATAATGAATTTACACCAAAAGTTAAAAAAATATATGAAATGTGTTCAACACATAGTATAAAAGTAGAGATATGA